The genome window TGATCGCCAGGGGTTGATTCGCAACGTACTCCATTCGCCCTATCGCCAGGGCTGCGCTTCCTGTCACCAGGGCAAGTCTCCCCCCGGGGCCGCCATCTGCCTGGGCTGCCACCAGGATGTAATGAAAGGGGTGTTGCGTACCCACAGTCATCTGGCCATGGGCAAGGGCAACAGTTGCATCAAGTGTCATACTCCCCATGCCGGCGACACCAAGGAGTTGCTCAAGGGGCACATGGTCTCTGTCTGCCGTTCCTGCCACGAGGACACCTTCAGGAGACAGGGGAAACAGCTTTTTGTCCACACCGAAACCATCAACGACTGCGGTAAATGCCATGCGGTGCACGGCTCCAACCGGCTGGCCATGCTGAAGGATGACGGCAATGCCATCTGTGTCGGCTGTCACAAGAGCCAGGGCGTCTTCAGCCATCCGGTGGGCAAAGGGGTCCTTGACCAGCGGACCGGTGCGGTGATGACCTGTGTTACCTGTCA of Desulfobacterales bacterium contains these proteins:
- a CDS encoding cytochrome c3 family protein, encoding DRQGLIRNVLHSPYRQGCASCHQGKSPPGAAICLGCHQDVMKGVLRTHSHLAMGKGNSCIKCHTPHAGDTKELLKGHMVSVCRSCHEDTFRRQGKQLFVHTETINDCGKCHAVHGSNRLAMLKDDGNAICVGCHKSQGVFSHPVGKGVLDQRTGAVMTCVTCHNPHGTDYKNQLRLSGAKALCVQCHQFGEGR